Sequence from the Corallococcus sp. EGB genome:
CATGCGCGCGGACGCGGGCGCCGTCATCTCCGCGTCCCACAACCCGTACCAGGACAACGGCATCAAGTTCTTCTGGCGCGACGGCTTCAAGCTGCCGGACGAGACCGAGGCGAAGATTGAAGAGCTGGTCTCCAGCGGAGAGATCGACAACATCCGCCCCACGGCGACCAAGATTGGCAGGGCCATCCGCCTGGACGACGCGCGCGGCCGCTACATCGTCTACCTGAAGGCCACCTTCCCCCGCGAGCTGACGCTGGAGGGGATGACCATCGTGGTGGACTGCGCCAACGGCGCGGCGTACCGCACGGCGCCCGCGGTGCTGGAGGAGCTGGGCGCGAAGGTCATCGCGCTGGGCGTGTCCCCGGACGGCAAGAACATCAACCACAAGTGCGGCGCGCTCCACCCGGAGGGCCTGGCCAAGGCGGTGGTGAAGCACGGCGCCAACCTGGGCATCGCGCTCGATGGCGACGCGGACCGCCTCATCGTGGTGGACGAGAAGGGCAGCGTCGTGGACGGCGATGCCATCATGGCCATCTGCACGGGGGAACTCGTCGCGCGCAAGGAGCTGAAGAAGAAGACGCTCGTCGCTACGGTGATGAGCAACATCGGCCTGGAGCGCGCGGTGTCGCAGTGGGGCGTGAAGGTGGCCCGCACGCGCGTGGGCGACCGGCACGTCGTGGATGAGATGCGCCGCAACGGCTACAACCTGGGCGGCGAGCAGAGCGGCCACCTCATCTTCCTGAACCACACCACCACGGGCGACGGCACGCTCGCGGCGCTGCAGCTGCTGGCCGTGATGTGCCGCCAGCAGAAGCCGCTGTCGGAGCTGGCCTCCATCTTCCAGCCGGTCCCGCAGACGCTGCTCAACGTCGTGGTGAAGCACAAGCGCGAGCTGGGTGAGCTGCCCACGGTGATGAAGGCCATCAAGAGCGTGGAGCAGAAGCTGGGCAGCAACGGCCGGGTGCTGGTGCGCTTCTCCGGGACGGAGCCCAAGGCCCGCGTCCTGATTGAAGGCGAGGACGCGGCGCGCAACGAGGCGTACGCCCGCGAAATCGTCGAGGCGCTCTCCAAGGCGCTCAACGGCTAGCGACAGCGGTTGACTTCCGGACGCCGGCCACGAATAGAGGGGCCGGCGCGGGCCCGGGCCTTTGGACAATCCCGCACCGCGCCAGCGCAAGGAGCGGGACGATGGGACAGCGACTGGGTGTCAACGTGGATCACGTGGCGACGCTGCGGCAGGCGCGGCGCACCGTGTATCCGGATCCGGTGACGGCCGCGGCGATGGCGGAGCTGGCCGGTGCCCGGCAGATCACCATCCACCTGCGCGAGGACCGGCGCCACATCCAGGACCGGGACCTGCGCATCCTCCGCGAGACGGTGCAGACGCTCCTGAACCTGGAGATGGCCGCCACCGCGGAGATGGTGAAGATCGCCTACGAGTACAAGCCGGACGTGGTGACGCTCGTCCCCGAGCGGCGCGAGGAGCTCACCACCGAGGGCGGCCTGGAGGTCGCCGGCCAGCGCGAGTCCATCGCGAAGATCATCAAGAACCTCAAGGACGGGGAGATTTCGGTCTCGCTGTTCATCGATCCGGACCTGGACCAGGTGCGCGCGGCGCACAAGGTGAACGCGGACCGCATCGAGCTGCACACGGGCCGCTACTGCGAGGCGCGCAACGAGAAGGAGCGCGCGCGGGAGCTGGCGCGGATCGTGGACGCGGCCAAGGCGAGCGCCAAGCTGGGCATGGGCGTGGCCGCGGGCCACGGGCTCAACTACGACAACGTGCAGGCCATCGCGCGCATCCAGGAGATCGACGAGCTGAACATCGGTCACTCCATCGTGGCGCGCGCGGTGCTGGTGGGCTTCGAGCGCGCGGTGCGCGAGATGCTCGAGCTGATGCGCGACCCGGGATGAGGCGACGAGGCCCGTATGCCCATCGTCGGACTGGGGTTGGACCTCTGCTCCATCGAGCGCATCCAGCGCATCCTCGAAGGTCCGCGCGCGGAGGCGTTCCTGAAGCGCGTGTACACGGACGGCGAGCGGGCGTACTGCGCCCCCCGCCACGACGCGGCCAGCGCGTACGCGGCGAGGTTCGCGGCGAAGGAGGCGCTGGTGAAGGCGATGGGCGTGCCTCCGGGCGTGAAGTGGCGGGACATGGAGGTGGTGCGCGAGGGCGGTCCGCCGCGCTTCGTGCTCTCCGGCGTGGCCCGTGAGGTGATGGAAGCGCGGGGGTGGGACGCGATGCTCGCGCTCACCCATGATGCCGGCGTGGCCGCGGCCACGGTGGTGCTCCAGACGAAGTAGGGAGGGTGGAACCCATGCAGCGCGTGCTCACCGCCAACCAGATGCGAGAGGCCGAGAAGGCCGCCCAGGACCAGCACGGGATGCCGTCCGGGTTGTTGATGGAGAACGCGGGCCGCGCGCTCGCGGAGGCCGCCCGGAGCGTCGCGGGCCCGGGCGGGCGCTTCACGGTGCTCTGCGGCCCCGGCAACAACGGCGGGGATGGCCTGGTCGCCGCGCGCTTCCTGTTGGAGGGCGGGGCTCGGGTGGTGGTGGCGCTGGTGGGGGACACCGGCAAGCTCACCCCGGAGGCGAAGCGCAACCTCCAGGCGCTGGAGGGCTTCGGTGAGTCGCCCCGCGCCTTCGAGGCGCTGCCGGAGGCGGGCCCGGGCGACGTGGTGGTGGATGCCCTCTTCGGCACGGGCCTGAAGCGCGCGCCGGAGGGGGCGTTCGCGGATGCCATTGGCACCGTGGCGCGGTGGCGGCGCGCGGGGGCGAAGGTGGTGGCCGCGGACGTGCCGTCCGGCCTCCAGAGCGACACGGCGGAGCCCTTCTCTCCGTGCGTGGAGGCGGACGTCACGGTGGCCTTCGGCTTCGTGAAGCCCGCGCATGAGCTGGAGCCCGGCGCGTCGCTGTGCGGCGACGTGCGGCGGGTGGATATCGGGCTGGGGGGCGAGTCCTCGCGCGCGGTGTCCGGCGCGGAGCTGTTCCGCGTGGAGGAGAAGGATGCCCGCGAGGCCCTGCCCAAGCGCCGCGCGGATTCGCACAAGGGCACCTACGGCCATGTGCTGGTGGTGGCGGGCAGCCCGGGCAAGACGGGCGCCGCGGCGATGGTCGCCCTGGCCGCGCTGCGCAGCGGAGCGGGGCTCGTCACGGTGGCAACGCGTCCGGAGGCGCTGACGTGGGTGATGGCGCACTCACCGGAGATCATGGGCATTCCGCTGCCCGGTGAGGGCCCGCTGGGGAAGGGCGACCTGGAGGCCCTCAAGTCCGCGCTGGAGGGCAAGGACGCGCTGGTGATGGGGCCGGGCATCCCCCGAGGGCCGGAGACGGGCGCGCTGATTGGCGACCTGCTGGCCGCGGTGGAGGTGCCCGCGGTGCTGGACGCGGACGCGCTCAACGCCGTCGCGGAGGACCTCAAGGTGCTGCGGCAGGCCAGGGGGCCCGTGCTGCTCACGCCGCACCCTGGAGAGATGGCGCGGCTGTGGGGCCGGACGACGAAGGACGTGCAGGCGCACCGCGTGGGCGTGGCGCTCAACCTCGCCACGTCGCTCAACGTGACGGTGGTGCTCAAGGGCTCGCGCACGCTCATCGCGGAGGCGGGCGGGCGCGTGTTCATCAACCCCACGGGCAACGCGGGCATGGCCACCGGCGGCACGGGTGACGTGCTGTCGGGCGTGTGCGGCGCGCTGCTCGCGCAGGGCATCCCGCTGCCCAAGGCCGCGTGGACGGCCGTCTACGCGCACGGGCTCGCGGGCGACCTGATGGCCCGGCAGCGCGGGCTGATGGGGCTCATCGCCACGGACCTGCTGCCGGGCCTGGGCCACGTCTGGACGCGGTGGGAGCGGTGAGCGGCGCGGAGCAGCAGCCCACGCGCTCGCGGCGGCTCGTGTCTCCGTCTCCGGAGGAGACGCACCGGCTGGGCGTGAAGCTGGGGCAGCTGCTCCAGCCGGGGGACTTCGTGGGGCTGATTGGCGACCTGGGCGCGGGCAAGACGCACCTGGTTCGCGGCGTGGCGGAAGGGGCGGGCGTCGCGCAGTCCGAGGTGGCCAGCCCCACGTTCGCCATCGTGTACCCATATGCGGGCCGCATCCCGCTGTACCACGCGGACCTGTACCGCCTGACGGACTACGACGAGCTGTACGCCACCGGGCTCCTGGACCTGGTGGGCGGCGACCACGCGATGCTGGTGGAGTGGCTGGACCGCATCCCCCAGGCCGCGCCACGCGACTTCCTGCGCGTCACGCTCCGCCATGAGGGTGAGGACGCGCGGAGCCTCGACGTGGAGGCCTTCGGCGCGCGTCCCGCTGCCTTGCTCGACGCGTGGCTGGGCTGAGCCCTCAGCCCGCGGCGTGATGCGCTGCCTGCCGCGGGTTCAGCACGCCGTCCGCCAGCGTCTGCACCTTCCAGCGGTGGAACACGAGCCGCGAGTCCACGCCCACCACGTCCTCTTCATCCACGGGCACCCAGTGCGGCCCGCCGCACAGCGACTCGCTGGCGACGAGGAACTGCTGCAGCGGCACGCGCGTGCTCTGTCCGCGCAGCGCTTCCGGGCAGCCGCTGATGCCGGAGGAGATGAAGAGCGTGCGGTTGCGGCGCGTGGCCACCATCGCCTCGCCGTCCGTGACGAGGAAGTTCATCGCGGAGCGGTCCTTCGGCTCGCGGCTTCCCGGCACGTCCGTCAGCGTGGACACCAGCGTCATCGTCTCCGAGAGCGCCTGCGCCAGCGCCTCCACGCTCACCGTGCCGTCGAGTGGCCCGCGCGCCGACAGCCGCGACAGGAACAAATAGAAGCAGCGCTCGCTGTCCGTGGTGCCCTTGATGTTGACGCGCAGCTCCGGGTGGATGAGCGCTTCCACGGCGGCCTTGTGCTTCGCGAACTCGCGCAGCGTGCCGTTGTGCACGAAGGACCAGCGGCCGTAGTGGAACGGGTGGGAGTTGCGCAGCTCCACCGCCCCCACGCTCGCCAGGCGGATGTGCGCCACGACGGTCCGCGCGGAGACCTGGCTCGATACACGCTCGAAGTCGGGGTCGCTGTGCGCGGGACCCACGCCATGTGCGACGAGCGGCGAGGCATCCACTCCGTATGAAGCGATACCCCAGCCGTCCTTGTGCTCACGCGACTGGATGAGGAGGGAATTCCTCTCCGTGACCAGGGCGGTGTGGACAGCAGCGGGAACAGCACTCCTGAAACCAAATAATCGGCACATGGTGGCAGCTGATCTCTACAACGGCCGGCCCACGACGGAAGTTCCTCTTGCCCCCTTGTCTGATGCCAGCTGTTCAGCGGCACCCACTCAGGGGCAGTGATTCATTCGCGCGCGAAACACCACACGTCCACCCTTCACCACCACTCGCGCGTGACTGACACCCAGATGATAAGGCAGGTGCCGGTAGCTGCTACAGGCGAACAGCACCAGGTCGCCTGCGTCACCCACGGCCAGACGTCCCTGCCGTTGCAACCCCAAGCATTGCGCGGCGCCTCGCGTGGCGGCCCAGTAGGCCTCCGCGGCCGACAGGCCGTTCTCCAGGCAGGCGAGCCCCAGCACCAACGCCAGGTTCTCCGTCATGGAGGAGCCCGGATTCACGTTTGAACCCAAAGCAATATTGACGCCCGCATCGCGCAGCTTCCGGCCGGGCGCGTAGGGGCGCATGCGCAGGAAGAGGGTGGAGGTGGGCACGAGCACGGCGGTGACGTTCGCGGCGGCGAGCGCGCGGATGCCCTCGTCCGTCACCTGCTCCAGGTGGTCCGCGCTGGCGGCGCCCACCTCCGCGGCCAGGGCGGACGCACCGCACGCGGTGAGCTGATCCGCGTGGAGCCGCGGCGTGAGTCCCAGCGCCTTCGCGGCGGTGAGCAGCCGGCGTGACTCGTCCACGGTGAAGGCGCTGTCCTCCGTGAAGACGTCGCAGAAGCGCGCCAGGCCCTCGCGCGCGACGGCGGGGAGGATCTCGTTGATGCAGAGGTCCAGGTACTCGGCGCGGCGGTCCTTGTATTCGGCGGGCACCGCGTGCGCGCACAGCAGCGTGGGCACGAGCTCCAGCGGCGACATCCCGCCCAGCCGGCGCACCGTGCGCAGCATCTTGAGCTCGTCCGCCAGCGACAGGCCGTAGCCGCTCTTCACCTCGGCGGTCGTCACGCCCTGCGCGAGCAGCCGCTCCAGGCGGGGCAGGGCGAGCCGTGCCAGCTCCTCCTCGCTCGCGGCGCGCGTGGCGCTCACCGTGTTGACGATGCCGCCGCCGGCCCTGGCGATCTCGAGATACGTGGCGCCCTGGTTGCGCAGATCGAACTCACGGGAGCGCTCGCCCGCGAAGACGAGGTGCGTGTGCGGATCCACGAAGCCCGGGCCCACGAAGCCGCCCTCGGCGTCGAGAATCTCCGTCGCGTCCGTGAGCGCGCCTTCGGGCAGGCCGGACTCCGGGCCCACGTAGGCCACGCGGCCGTCCTTCACGCCAATGCCGGCGCCCGGGCGCGGGGTGAGGGCCTCTTCCGCGGGCTCCCGGTGGGTGCCCTCCACGGTGAGCACCTCGGAGGTGTTGCGCACCCACAGGTCCAGGGCTTCCATCTTCAGCGTCCTCCGCGTGCGCCCATCACGGGCGCGTTCCAGCTCGTGGCACCCGAGTGCGCCCGGCCGAAGCCGCCGGACAGCTCCAGCTTCGTGCGGCTCTCGCCGAACTTGATCTGCGCCGCCACCACGGCGCCGTAGAAGTAGGTCGTCACCTGCGAGCCGGGGTTCACCAGCGACTGCTGCACGCTGATGAACGGCACCAGGCCCAGCGACATGCCGGGCTCCGGCTGCACGGTGAAGGCGCAGGTGGCCTCCGCGCCGAACAGGCTGCTCGTGCTGTCCCTGTCGCCCAGGCCGAAGTCGGACGCGCCGCGCAGGGAGAGGGCCGGGGCCAGTCCCAGCCGCCCCGACCCGATGTAGTACGAAACGCCCGAGTAGACGCCGTAGCCGGGCGCCGGCAGGCCGACGAGTTCGCCCTGCAGGCCGAGGTGCCACGACAGCCGGTCGCTCACGGGCACCGTCACCGAGCCGTCGAGGTCGATGCCCCACTGCTCGTTGTTGAAGGGCTTCGCGTCGCCCTGGAAGGTGCCGTTCTCGCCGCGCGCCGACAGCTGCGGGGCGTTGAGGCGGGGGCCGGTGCGCACGCCCAGCTGGAAGAAGTTCTCCTGGGGCAGGCCCGGGCCCAGGCGCATCACCATGGGCCCGGCGGTGGTGGGCGTGCAGCCCGCGAGCACCCCCATCACCGCGGTCATCACGAAGGGTCGGACGCGTCGTGGCATCCGGCGCACTCTAGGCGGTGAGGCCGGGGATGCGCACGCCCCGCTCCTTCGCCACGTCGATGGCCTCCGGGTAGCCCGCGTCCGCGTGGCGCAGCACGCCCATGCCGGGGTCGGACGTGAGCACGCGCTCGATGCGGCGCGCGGCCTCCGGCGTGCCGTCCGCGACGATGACCTGGCCCGCGTGCAGCGAGTAGCCCATGCCCACGCCGCCGCCGTGGTGGAACGACACCCACGACGCGCCGTTCACCGCGTTCACCAGCGCGTTGAGGATGGGCCAGTCCGCCACCGCGTCCGAGCCGTCCTTCATGGCCTCCGTCTCACGGTTGGGAGACGCGACGCTGCCGCAGTCCAGGTGGTCGCGGCCAATCACGATGGGCGCCTTCACCTCGCCCTTGCGGACCAGCTCGTTGAAGGCGAGGCCCGCCTTGGCGCGCTCGCCGTAGCCCAGCCAGCAGATGCGCGCGGGCAGGCCCTGGAACGCCACGCGCTCCTGGGCCATGTCCAGCCAGCGGTTGAGCGACGCCTTCTGGGGGAACAGCTCGCGCACCGCGCGGTCCGTGCGGCGGATGTCCTCCGGGTCTCCGGACAGCGCCACCCAGCGGAAGGGCCCCAGGCCCTCGCAGAACAGCGGGCGGATGTACGCGGGCACGAAGCCGGGGAACTCGAAGGCGTTCTGCATGCCGCCCACCTTCGCCTGGCCGCGCAGGTTGTTGCCGTAGTCGAAGACGTGGCTGCCGGCGGCCTGGAAGTCATTCATGGCCTGCACGTGCATGATCATCGACTCGCGGGCGCGCTTCACGTAGCCCTCCGGGTCGCGCTTGCGCAGCTCCGCGGCGGCCTCCAGCGACAGGTCCGTGGGGATGTAGCCGTTGAGCGGATCATGCGCGCTCGTCTGGTCCGTCACGAGGTCCGGCTTGATGCCGCGCTTGTACAGCTCCCGGAACACCGACGCCGCGTTGCCGATGATGGCGATGGAGCGGCCCACGCGCTTCTGTTGCGCGTCCTTCGCGAGCGCCAGCGCCTCATCGAGGTCCTTGGCCACCACGTCCAGGTAGCGGGTCTCCACGCGGCGCTGGGCGCGGTGCGGATCAATCTCCACGCCCAGGAACACGGCGTTGTTCATGGTCGCGGCCAGGGGCTGCGCGCCGCCCATGCCGCCCAGGCCGCCGGAGAGGATGAGCCGGCCGGACAGGTCGTCGCTGCCGAAGTGGTGGCGGCCCGCGGCGGCGAAGGTCTCGTAGGTGCCCTGCAGGATGCCCTGCGTGCCGATGTAGATCCACGAGCCGGCCGTCATCTGGCCGTACATCATCAGGCCCTTCTTCTCCAGTTCGTGGAAGTGCTCCCAGTTGGCCCAGTGGCCCACGAGGTTGGAGTTGGCGATGAGCACGCGCGGCGCGTCCGGGTGCGTGCGCAGGATGCCCACGGGCTTGCCGGACTGGACGAGCAGCGTCTCCTCGTCGGTGAGGCTCTGGAGGCTTGAGACGATGCGGTCGAACGACGGCCAGTCCCGGGCGGCCTTGCCGGTGCCGCCGTAGACGACCAGGTCACCGGGCTGCTCGGCCACCTCCGGGTCGAGGTTGTTCATCAGCATCCGGAGCGCGGCCTCCTGCACCCAGCCCTTGCAGGAGAGGGTGGTGCCGCGAGAGGCGCGGATGATGCGGGACATGCGGAAGACTCCTGGAAAGAGGGCGCCAGGAAGCGGCGCTTGGTGACGGGCACCCTAACCGAACCCCCGGGGCCGCGGGGGCCTGGCGTGCAGCCCCGGGTGTTCTCCAGGAGCCGCTTGGACGCCGTGCGTCAGTAGTCCTTGCGCGCGTCGAGGAAGGCGCTGAAGTGGAACACGTTGGTGGAGTCGTAGAACTTGAAGTAGTTGCTGGCGCCCGCGGGCTGGTTCAGGCCGTACGCGGTGCCCGAGCAGCCGGTGCAGATGAAGGCGCCGTTGCGGCGGATGTTCCAGATGCCGCTGATGTCGTCCACGCTGGTCGCGATGGCGGGCGAACCCACCAGCTCGAAGTCGTACTCGTTGCCGCCCGCGAACCCGTGGAAGTTCACGAACGCGGTGTTGGTGCTCTGGTTCCAGGCGACGACGGCGTTGGCGCTCGTCACCGGGTAGGTGCCGGTGTTGTCGGAGACGAAGAGGCCGCGGTTGGACCAGATGCTGTGGACCGCAGGGGCGGCCAGGGCGGGGACTGACAGCAACAGCGCGGCGACGACGGCGGAACGGATGGTCTTCATGGGGGGGCCTCCTGCTGTGGGTGGACGCGGAGCGTTCGGGGGACTCCGCGTGAAATCCATGGTGCATGATTCAAGAGAGGCTTGAAATCGTGGCTTTCCTGGTGTTGCTCGGCACCCACCGCCTGCCGGGAGGACGCGGGCGCGCTAGAGTCGCGCCGCGCAGAGGTGGGACATGGATCAGGGACAGGACGGGACGGGGAACGCGTTGGCGGTGCCGGCGGCGCAGCCTCCGTTGGAGCCCCGGGCTCCGGACGTGGGGCCGGTGAAGACGGTGGCGGGCGGCGTGCCCGCGGTGCTGAGCGCGCTCAAGCACGTGC
This genomic interval carries:
- a CDS encoding pyridoxine 5'-phosphate synthase encodes the protein MGQRLGVNVDHVATLRQARRTVYPDPVTAAAMAELAGARQITIHLREDRRHIQDRDLRILRETVQTLLNLEMAATAEMVKIAYEYKPDVVTLVPERREELTTEGGLEVAGQRESIAKIIKNLKDGEISVSLFIDPDLDQVRAAHKVNADRIELHTGRYCEARNEKERARELARIVDAAKASAKLGMGVAAGHGLNYDNVQAIARIQEIDELNIGHSIVARAVLVGFERAVREMLELMRDPG
- the hutI gene encoding imidazolonepropionase codes for the protein MEALDLWVRNTSEVLTVEGTHREPAEEALTPRPGAGIGVKDGRVAYVGPESGLPEGALTDATEILDAEGGFVGPGFVDPHTHLVFAGERSREFDLRNQGATYLEIARAGGGIVNTVSATRAASEEELARLALPRLERLLAQGVTTAEVKSGYGLSLADELKMLRTVRRLGGMSPLELVPTLLCAHAVPAEYKDRRAEYLDLCINEILPAVAREGLARFCDVFTEDSAFTVDESRRLLTAAKALGLTPRLHADQLTACGASALAAEVGAASADHLEQVTDEGIRALAAANVTAVLVPTSTLFLRMRPYAPGRKLRDAGVNIALGSNVNPGSSMTENLALVLGLACLENGLSAAEAYWAATRGAAQCLGLQRQGRLAVGDAGDLVLFACSSYRHLPYHLGVSHARVVVKGGRVVFRARMNHCP
- the glmM gene encoding phosphoglucosamine mutase, translated to MAYRMDMPPKEAQKTERLFGTDGVRGVANVYPMTAEVAMKLGRALAYLIRNGPHRHRVIVGKDTRLSGYMLEQALAAGLISMGVDVEQVGPLPTPGISNLTTSMRADAGAVISASHNPYQDNGIKFFWRDGFKLPDETEAKIEELVSSGEIDNIRPTATKIGRAIRLDDARGRYIVYLKATFPRELTLEGMTIVVDCANGAAYRTAPAVLEELGAKVIALGVSPDGKNINHKCGALHPEGLAKAVVKHGANLGIALDGDADRLIVVDEKGSVVDGDAIMAICTGELVARKELKKKTLVATVMSNIGLERAVSQWGVKVARTRVGDRHVVDEMRRNGYNLGGEQSGHLIFLNHTTTGDGTLAALQLLAVMCRQQKPLSELASIFQPVPQTLLNVVVKHKRELGELPTVMKAIKSVEQKLGSNGRVLVRFSGTEPKARVLIEGEDAARNEAYAREIVEALSKALNG
- a CDS encoding holo-ACP synthase; this encodes MPIVGLGLDLCSIERIQRILEGPRAEAFLKRVYTDGERAYCAPRHDAASAYAARFAAKEALVKAMGVPPGVKWRDMEVVREGGPPRFVLSGVAREVMEARGWDAMLALTHDAGVAAATVVLQTK
- the tsaE gene encoding tRNA (adenosine(37)-N6)-threonylcarbamoyltransferase complex ATPase subunit type 1 TsaE, which translates into the protein MGAVSGAEQQPTRSRRLVSPSPEETHRLGVKLGQLLQPGDFVGLIGDLGAGKTHLVRGVAEGAGVAQSEVASPTFAIVYPYAGRIPLYHADLYRLTDYDELYATGLLDLVGGDHAMLVEWLDRIPQAAPRDFLRVTLRHEGEDARSLDVEAFGARPAALLDAWLG
- a CDS encoding class II glutamine amidotransferase, with amino-acid sequence MCRLFGFRSAVPAAVHTALVTERNSLLIQSREHKDGWGIASYGVDASPLVAHGVGPAHSDPDFERVSSQVSARTVVAHIRLASVGAVELRNSHPFHYGRWSFVHNGTLREFAKHKAAVEALIHPELRVNIKGTTDSERCFYLFLSRLSARGPLDGTVSVEALAQALSETMTLVSTLTDVPGSREPKDRSAMNFLVTDGEAMVATRRNRTLFISSGISGCPEALRGQSTRVPLQQFLVASESLCGGPHWVPVDEEDVVGVDSRLVFHRWKVQTLADGVLNPRQAAHHAAG
- a CDS encoding NAD(P)H-hydrate dehydratase, which produces MQRVLTANQMREAEKAAQDQHGMPSGLLMENAGRALAEAARSVAGPGGRFTVLCGPGNNGGDGLVAARFLLEGGARVVVALVGDTGKLTPEAKRNLQALEGFGESPRAFEALPEAGPGDVVVDALFGTGLKRAPEGAFADAIGTVARWRRAGAKVVAADVPSGLQSDTAEPFSPCVEADVTVAFGFVKPAHELEPGASLCGDVRRVDIGLGGESSRAVSGAELFRVEEKDAREALPKRRADSHKGTYGHVLVVAGSPGKTGAAAMVALAALRSGAGLVTVATRPEALTWVMAHSPEIMGIPLPGEGPLGKGDLEALKSALEGKDALVMGPGIPRGPETGALIGDLLAAVEVPAVLDADALNAVAEDLKVLRQARGPVLLTPHPGEMARLWGRTTKDVQAHRVGVALNLATSLNVTVVLKGSRTLIAEAGGRVFINPTGNAGMATGGTGDVLSGVCGALLAQGIPLPKAAWTAVYAHGLAGDLMARQRGLMGLIATDLLPGLGHVWTRWER
- the hutU gene encoding urocanate hydratase, whose product is MSRIIRASRGTTLSCKGWVQEAALRMLMNNLDPEVAEQPGDLVVYGGTGKAARDWPSFDRIVSSLQSLTDEETLLVQSGKPVGILRTHPDAPRVLIANSNLVGHWANWEHFHELEKKGLMMYGQMTAGSWIYIGTQGILQGTYETFAAAGRHHFGSDDLSGRLILSGGLGGMGGAQPLAATMNNAVFLGVEIDPHRAQRRVETRYLDVVAKDLDEALALAKDAQQKRVGRSIAIIGNAASVFRELYKRGIKPDLVTDQTSAHDPLNGYIPTDLSLEAAAELRKRDPEGYVKRARESMIMHVQAMNDFQAAGSHVFDYGNNLRGQAKVGGMQNAFEFPGFVPAYIRPLFCEGLGPFRWVALSGDPEDIRRTDRAVRELFPQKASLNRWLDMAQERVAFQGLPARICWLGYGERAKAGLAFNELVRKGEVKAPIVIGRDHLDCGSVASPNRETEAMKDGSDAVADWPILNALVNAVNGASWVSFHHGGGVGMGYSLHAGQVIVADGTPEAARRIERVLTSDPGMGVLRHADAGYPEAIDVAKERGVRIPGLTA